One genomic window of Leptospira paudalimensis includes the following:
- a CDS encoding sterol desaturase family protein, producing MNSDAFMEYAFIVMVALIGIEIFVSYMKGKQFYRLNVLIADVSTGVIFALVGVVILLGALYVYDIIEKNYSLSALGYHFFPLASPFQFSPSFVVNWHALGAWTFSVVLADFIYYWFHRHCHEINLFWATHVTHHSTQEMNLSVAFRGNGLQRIFEYMYFLVMALLGIPWAMFLLSHRILKVYQFVVHTRFIGKLGFLEEFMVTPSNHRVHHGTQRKYLDRNHGGIFIIWDRMFGSFEWETDEPIYGLTKPVNSFNPITVNLHVFKDMFFQIFKCKSIGDVFKTIFGPPGWKPTYLQTPDDVFKEPAYTEKYDPKPPMGVMVYVALQAAVLMAVGLVIWKVAKINLEQDMTILGILSAVIIFSLFSIDRTMEMKRWSRRTEVVRNVLFIFAFVLTLLYSNIPNIAMFAIPLIGLSLVSLLWIIIKRKTFFDLSNISNTWY from the coding sequence ATGAATAGCGATGCCTTTATGGAATACGCCTTTATCGTCATGGTCGCACTGATCGGTATTGAAATTTTTGTTTCGTATATGAAGGGCAAACAGTTTTACCGATTGAATGTTCTTATAGCTGATGTTAGCACAGGTGTGATCTTTGCACTTGTTGGGGTTGTCATCTTACTTGGGGCTTTATATGTTTACGACATCATTGAAAAGAATTACTCTTTATCTGCCCTTGGTTATCATTTTTTCCCACTGGCAAGTCCATTCCAATTTTCACCTAGTTTTGTTGTGAATTGGCATGCACTCGGTGCCTGGACATTTTCTGTTGTTTTGGCTGATTTTATCTATTACTGGTTTCACAGGCATTGCCATGAGATTAATCTTTTCTGGGCAACCCATGTAACCCACCATTCCACACAAGAAATGAACCTTTCGGTTGCTTTCCGCGGAAATGGATTACAACGAATTTTTGAATATATGTATTTTCTTGTGATGGCTCTCCTGGGTATCCCATGGGCTATGTTTTTACTGAGCCACAGAATTCTAAAAGTGTACCAATTTGTGGTTCACACACGTTTCATTGGCAAGTTAGGATTTTTAGAAGAGTTTATGGTAACCCCTTCGAACCACCGTGTCCACCACGGAACACAAAGAAAATATCTGGATCGTAATCACGGTGGAATCTTTATCATTTGGGACCGGATGTTTGGTTCCTTCGAATGGGAAACCGACGAACCGATTTACGGTTTAACAAAACCAGTAAACTCATTTAATCCAATCACAGTCAACTTACACGTGTTTAAGGATATGTTTTTCCAAATCTTTAAATGTAAGTCGATTGGAGATGTGTTTAAAACCATTTTTGGACCTCCAGGTTGGAAACCAACTTACTTACAAACTCCAGATGATGTCTTTAAAGAACCTGCTTATACAGAAAAATATGATCCAAAACCTCCAATGGGTGTGATGGTCTATGTGGCTTTACAAGCGGCAGTTCTTATGGCTGTGGGACTCGTAATTTGGAAAGTAGCAAAAATCAATTTAGAACAAGATATGACCATACTTGGTATTTTATCCGCTGTCATTATCTTTAGTTTGTTTTCGATTGATCGGACGATGGAGATGAAACGTTGGTCAAGAAGGACGGAGGTAGTGCGAAATGTACTTTTTATCTTTGCGTTTGTTCTCACACTACTTTACTCCAACATTCCAAACATAGCGATGTTTGCAATCCCTCTCATTGGCCTTTCGCTTGTATCCTTATTATGGATCATCATCAAACGAAAGACATTCTTTGATTTGAGTAATATTTCTAATACTTGGTATTAG
- the rlmN gene encoding 23S rRNA (adenine(2503)-C(2))-methyltransferase RlmN — MKEEIPVLKGKTKKELEEICVSLGLEKYRAAQIYTGIYKSRYTTIDQFTTLSKEVREKLKQHTSYPEIEIGRDLVSKDDGTRKFTFYVGENKEIEAVWIPSGDGGRKTICISSQIGCTLNCKFCATGLLEYKGNLHTWQILDQVLQVERLVGDRATNIVFMGMGEPMHNYFSVMKAAHILRDQDAFGLGALRITISTAGVTTGINRFIENKEPFNFAISLNHPNPNARSSVMDVNDKHPLEKLIDAAKRFTKELDRAITFEYVMIPDVNMGRDNAERLAKIARSVNKCKINVIPLNTDFTGWRRPTDDEVKEFVMHLKAKTTAPILNRRSPGRDINGACGMLALKGIRSETTK, encoded by the coding sequence ATGAAAGAGGAAATACCGGTTCTCAAAGGGAAAACCAAAAAAGAACTAGAAGAGATCTGTGTTTCCTTAGGTCTTGAAAAATACCGAGCAGCACAGATTTATACTGGAATTTATAAGAGTCGTTATACGACGATCGACCAATTTACAACCCTCTCGAAAGAAGTTAGGGAAAAGTTAAAACAACATACATCCTATCCAGAAATTGAAATTGGCCGTGATCTGGTTTCCAAAGATGATGGGACTCGTAAGTTTACATTTTACGTAGGCGAAAACAAAGAGATTGAAGCAGTTTGGATCCCTTCAGGTGACGGCGGTCGTAAAACCATTTGTATTTCTTCCCAAATTGGGTGTACCCTCAATTGTAAATTTTGTGCCACTGGCCTTTTGGAATACAAAGGTAATTTACACACTTGGCAGATCCTAGACCAAGTCTTGCAAGTGGAGCGCCTCGTAGGTGACCGTGCCACAAACATCGTGTTTATGGGAATGGGGGAGCCCATGCACAATTATTTCAGTGTGATGAAAGCTGCCCATATCCTACGCGACCAAGATGCCTTTGGACTTGGTGCCCTTAGGATCACCATCTCAACTGCTGGTGTCACAACTGGGATCAATCGTTTCATTGAGAACAAAGAACCTTTTAATTTTGCAATTTCACTAAACCATCCTAATCCTAATGCACGTTCTTCTGTGATGGATGTGAATGATAAACATCCCTTGGAAAAACTCATCGATGCAGCAAAACGTTTCACGAAGGAACTCGACCGTGCCATCACGTTTGAATATGTGATGATACCAGATGTAAACATGGGTCGTGACAATGCGGAACGGCTGGCAAAAATTGCAAGGTCGGTGAATAAATGTAAGATCAATGTAATTCCGTTAAACACTGATTTTACGGGATGGCGTAGACCAACCGATGATGAAGTCAAAGAATTTGTAATGCATCTCAAAGCTAAAACGACAGCTCCCATCCTCAATCGCCGTAGTCCTGGAAGGGACATCAATGGTGCCTGTGGGATGTTAGCACTCAAAGGAATTCGAAGTGAAACAACAAAGTAA
- a CDS encoding transmembrane 220 family protein yields the protein MKLFSLICIPIFFLFAYLQLNDPDPYLWFPLYAIVGILATVRFFRRLPRWVGIVLIPLYLVLSVFYMTEAPYFGMEVEEVRESLGLLIASVSLWVLVLKR from the coding sequence ATGAAACTATTTTCCCTCATTTGTATTCCCATATTCTTTTTATTTGCTTATTTGCAATTGAACGATCCAGATCCGTATTTATGGTTTCCGCTCTATGCAATCGTAGGAATCCTTGCTACTGTTCGTTTTTTCCGTCGATTGCCAAGATGGGTGGGAATTGTTCTCATTCCCTTGTATTTGGTTCTATCAGTATTTTATATGACCGAAGCACCTTATTTTGGAATGGAAGTGGAAGAAGTGAGAGAAAGCCTTGGCCTACTCATCGCAAGTGTAAGCCTCTGGGTTCTGGTATTGAAACGATAA
- a CDS encoding peroxiredoxin: MPQVTSHAPDFKATAVIGDSFKEIKLSDYKGKWVVLFFYPLDFTFVCPTEIIEYDAKLEDFKKIGAEVLGVSVDSEFSHLAWKKTPKKEGGIGEIKYPLIADKTKEIAKSFGVLIESGPDAGVALRGTFIIDPQGIIRQATVNDLPVGRNIEEALRLIKAFQFVEKHGEVCPANWDEGKKTMKADPTGSKAYFASVN; the protein is encoded by the coding sequence ATGCCACAAGTGACATCACATGCCCCAGATTTTAAAGCAACCGCTGTCATCGGGGACAGTTTTAAAGAAATCAAATTGTCAGATTACAAAGGAAAATGGGTGGTACTGTTTTTCTATCCACTCGATTTTACATTTGTATGTCCGACAGAAATTATTGAATACGATGCAAAACTCGAAGATTTTAAAAAGATCGGAGCTGAGGTTTTGGGAGTATCTGTTGATAGCGAATTTTCACACTTAGCTTGGAAAAAAACGCCTAAAAAAGAAGGTGGTATCGGAGAGATTAAATACCCACTCATTGCAGACAAAACAAAAGAAATCGCAAAGTCTTTTGGTGTTCTCATTGAGTCAGGTCCTGATGCAGGAGTTGCGCTTCGCGGAACTTTCATCATCGACCCACAAGGTATCATCCGCCAAGCAACTGTTAACGACCTTCCAGTAGGACGTAACATTGAAGAAGCACTCAGACTCATCAAAGCGTTCCAATTTGTGGAAAAACACGGTGAAGTTTGTCCTGCAAACTGGGATGAAGGGAAAAAAACGATGAAAGCGGATCCTACTGGATCAAAAGCTTACTTCGCTTCTGTCAATTAA
- a CDS encoding LTA synthase family protein, which translates to MKKFLTHVPFYIRFHLLLAGLGIVFLTIYRVAFFLMYSYRMNDKSFWIILKAFAKGARFDISVLCVLLGFSLVYSTFHFLNRNRWYRAVWRTIPVVFIILLLFLLIADLIYYENGNKHLGYEAFAYLGFEMLPLVGSAFSQNPFLFLLGLLIIFGIGFGIYKIQSKFPYSHVNIHYKWAGLQFLLVLALLVLGIRGGIQTSPLRTSDAIITKETITNDLVLNPGFTVITDLKMTKVDDRHAMKLSDATTIVRKEVSYPGAEFVSEEYPLLRKTNFTSKKPLPHIVVIVLEGWTGKFIDIIGSGKVEGKVVTPYFNQLIRQGMFFTHFFASGGRTTNGLMALMGGIPDRPGLTAVRTPQILNRFSGLGNIAKTIGYQTLFVTGTDLSFNNKGSIMYHWGFDTLVGKQELEKNPEYKTGPWSYLDEASLEAMHKRLLNVSPEKPIVSVIHTGTTHYPYKVPDEKYRLFGKDTQDSEYLNVLHYADFALAEYMEKAKKAPYFKDTIFFFVSDHSHHRFLNYYEDRNVPLLIYAPGKIKPELREDITSQLDVIPTILGFMEREVYFSVMGRDLRKVKGSSAYFAYGNIFGWIEDDFLYYQSVSGGQGETKTIKEPFVDLGLCYKDINLCSKHAEKTKAYLNMGDELLKSNKLFPSESVLQSIKSNTKY; encoded by the coding sequence ATGAAAAAATTCTTAACCCATGTCCCTTTTTATATCCGTTTCCACCTGTTACTTGCTGGACTCGGAATTGTATTTTTAACTATTTACCGCGTCGCTTTTTTTCTGATGTATTCCTATCGGATGAATGATAAATCATTTTGGATCATTCTGAAGGCATTTGCAAAAGGTGCACGTTTTGACATTTCCGTATTATGTGTGTTACTTGGATTTAGTCTTGTTTATTCCACATTTCATTTTCTAAATCGGAATCGTTGGTATCGAGCAGTTTGGCGGACAATACCTGTTGTTTTTATTATCTTACTTCTCTTTTTACTGATCGCCGATTTGATATATTATGAGAATGGGAACAAACATTTGGGGTATGAAGCTTTTGCTTATTTAGGTTTCGAGATGTTACCACTTGTGGGCTCTGCTTTTTCCCAAAATCCATTTTTGTTTTTACTGGGATTACTCATCATTTTTGGAATTGGATTTGGGATTTATAAAATCCAATCCAAATTTCCTTACTCACATGTGAACATCCATTACAAATGGGCTGGTCTTCAATTCCTACTTGTGTTAGCTTTACTTGTTCTTGGCATTCGAGGAGGAATCCAAACAAGTCCACTTCGGACAAGTGATGCCATCATCACTAAAGAAACAATTACGAATGATTTGGTTTTAAACCCAGGATTTACAGTCATCACAGATCTCAAAATGACTAAGGTTGACGATCGGCATGCGATGAAATTATCGGATGCAACTACCATTGTGAGAAAAGAAGTTTCGTATCCAGGAGCTGAGTTTGTTTCAGAAGAGTATCCACTCCTTCGTAAAACAAACTTCACTTCTAAAAAACCTTTGCCTCATATTGTTGTCATTGTTCTCGAAGGTTGGACTGGAAAGTTCATTGATATCATTGGATCAGGAAAGGTAGAAGGAAAAGTAGTCACTCCGTATTTCAACCAACTCATCCGCCAAGGGATGTTCTTTACGCATTTTTTTGCAAGCGGAGGACGAACGACAAATGGACTCATGGCACTGATGGGAGGAATCCCCGACAGGCCAGGTCTCACTGCCGTGAGAACTCCACAAATCCTAAACAGGTTTTCAGGCCTAGGGAACATTGCCAAAACCATTGGGTACCAAACTCTTTTTGTAACAGGAACTGATTTAAGCTTTAATAACAAGGGTAGTATCATGTACCATTGGGGATTTGATACACTGGTTGGAAAACAAGAGTTAGAAAAAAATCCAGAATACAAAACAGGGCCTTGGAGTTATTTAGACGAAGCATCACTAGAAGCAATGCACAAACGTCTGTTAAATGTGAGTCCAGAAAAACCTATCGTTTCCGTAATCCATACAGGTACAACTCATTACCCATACAAAGTCCCAGATGAAAAATACAGATTGTTTGGAAAAGACACACAAGACAGCGAATACTTAAATGTTCTGCATTACGCTGACTTTGCACTTGCTGAATACATGGAGAAGGCAAAAAAAGCTCCTTATTTTAAAGATACAATTTTCTTTTTTGTATCCGATCATAGCCACCATCGGTTCCTCAATTATTATGAAGATCGAAATGTCCCTCTCCTCATTTATGCTCCAGGGAAAATCAAACCAGAGTTAAGGGAAGACATCACATCCCAACTCGATGTAATCCCAACCATCCTTGGTTTTATGGAAAGAGAGGTTTATTTCAGTGTGATGGGCCGAGATTTACGGAAGGTAAAAGGGTCCTCTGCTTATTTTGCATATGGAAATATCTTCGGTTGGATTGAGGATGATTTTTTATACTACCAATCGGTATCAGGTGGACAAGGGGAAACAAAAACCATCAAAGAACCATTTGTGGATTTAGGACTTTGTTACAAAGACATAAATCTCTGTAGCAAACATGCGGAGAAAACAAAAGCCTATTTGAATATGGGAGACGAACTCCTAAAGTCGAACAAATTGTTCCCTTCGGAATCCGTCTTACAATCAATAAAATCTAATACCAAGTATTAG
- a CDS encoding PQQ-dependent sugar dehydrogenase — MKIQILLTLSFFTVSLSSLACDDLGRKILKTFNKKYETDGKVLGSKPIFIGPDALRKQLTISLTEVVKVKEPTDIQFPPSESPFMFILEKAGDLILFDRDKKNKRVLHKFAVITDSEEGLLGLTFHPNYPKEPKLYSHTVISSAGKDMTVIAEWIVENPNSYESMVLKNERVLLQVEQPYPNHNGGQIGFGPDGYLYIGLGDGGWRADPKNNGQNPNTLLGSILRISPAPDVEGKKPYSIPKDNPFLGKPGYLPEIFAYGIRNPWKMSFSPDGRLIAADVGQDAFEEVDIILAGKNYGWNQTEGFHCFTDGCNPSLYQPPFYEYGREEGQSITGGYVYTGSSIPELKGKYVFGDFIQGKIWAIDVPKPGTNQKITETIALGKWNLLIPTFGKDSDGEIFVADYQSGIIYKLGKP, encoded by the coding sequence ATGAAAATCCAAATCTTATTAACCTTGTCCTTTTTTACCGTATCCCTATCTTCTCTTGCATGTGATGATTTAGGCAGAAAGATATTAAAAACATTCAATAAGAAATATGAAACAGACGGCAAAGTTTTAGGATCCAAACCAATCTTTATTGGACCTGATGCTCTCCGCAAACAACTAACGATTTCACTAACGGAAGTGGTAAAGGTCAAAGAACCAACCGACATTCAGTTTCCACCTTCAGAAAGTCCGTTTATGTTTATTTTGGAAAAAGCAGGGGACCTCATTCTTTTTGACAGAGATAAAAAAAACAAACGAGTGTTACATAAATTTGCTGTCATCACTGATAGTGAAGAAGGTCTACTTGGTTTAACATTCCACCCCAATTATCCGAAAGAACCAAAGTTGTATTCCCATACGGTTATCTCTTCTGCAGGTAAAGATATGACTGTAATTGCCGAATGGATAGTGGAAAATCCCAATTCATATGAATCCATGGTTCTAAAAAACGAACGTGTGTTATTGCAAGTCGAACAACCATATCCAAACCATAATGGAGGCCAAATCGGCTTTGGTCCTGATGGGTATTTGTACATCGGTCTTGGTGATGGAGGATGGAGGGCCGATCCAAAAAACAACGGACAAAATCCAAACACATTACTTGGTTCTATCTTACGCATTTCTCCTGCGCCAGATGTAGAAGGGAAAAAACCATATTCCATTCCAAAAGACAATCCTTTCCTTGGAAAACCTGGTTACTTACCTGAAATTTTTGCCTATGGGATTCGTAACCCTTGGAAGATGAGTTTTTCACCTGACGGTCGTTTGATTGCCGCTGATGTAGGACAAGATGCCTTTGAAGAAGTGGATATCATCCTTGCGGGAAAAAATTATGGATGGAACCAAACAGAAGGTTTCCATTGTTTTACAGATGGATGTAATCCTTCTTTGTACCAACCTCCATTTTATGAATATGGCCGTGAAGAAGGACAATCCATTACTGGTGGGTATGTGTATACAGGTTCTTCTATCCCTGAGTTAAAAGGAAAATATGTTTTTGGTGATTTTATCCAAGGAAAAATTTGGGCTATTGATGTGCCTAAACCTGGAACCAACCAAAAAATTACAGAAACCATCGCACTTGGAAAGTGGAACCTACTCATCCCAACCTTTGGCAAAGACAGCGATGGCGAAATTTTTGTGGCTGATTACCAATCTGGTATCATTTACAAATTGGGAAAACCATAA
- the sufB gene encoding Fe-S cluster assembly protein SufB, which translates to MESTTNIEKPNVEFYQADNFPKGLTRKVVESISHIKKEPTWLVEFRLRAFEVYEQKPMPTWGFIPQFQINIDDYVHYVGSNQKKKKSWDEVDPEILRSFEKLGIPEHERKYLAGIETMNDSETIYANVKKELTDLGIIFCDIDTAIREYPELVREYLGTVVTIGDNKFSALNSCVFSGGSFAYIPKGVKTPMPLQAYFKVTAASSGQYERTLLIADEGAHLEYSEGCTSVQDKGTNFHTAVVELVAKKNSKIFYTTIQNWKKNMYNWTVKRGLCEEAAHITWTDCNIGANTIKYPGIILQGDHSTGDVLSLAFAGNGQVQDTGARIIHVGKNTRSNILAKGVALDGGINSYRGLVKFEPSSKGSYSHIKCDGLMMDNRSQSHAYPYNDVSGEEGTLNYEATVSKIDDDQLFYLQSRGMSEDDAKLLIINGFCEGVTKHLDVEYSVEMTKLIRMILEDGKVISET; encoded by the coding sequence ATGGAATCTACAACAAACATAGAAAAACCGAATGTCGAATTTTACCAAGCTGATAATTTTCCGAAGGGTTTGACACGAAAGGTTGTAGAGTCCATCTCCCATATCAAAAAGGAACCGACATGGCTTGTCGAATTTCGTCTGAGAGCCTTTGAGGTGTATGAACAAAAACCAATGCCAACCTGGGGTTTTATCCCTCAGTTCCAAATCAACATTGATGATTATGTACATTATGTAGGTTCCAACCAGAAAAAGAAAAAATCATGGGATGAAGTGGATCCGGAAATTCTCCGTAGTTTTGAAAAACTAGGAATCCCTGAACACGAACGGAAATACTTAGCAGGAATCGAGACAATGAACGATTCCGAAACCATTTATGCCAATGTCAAAAAGGAACTCACTGATTTGGGAATTATTTTTTGTGACATTGATACTGCCATCCGCGAATACCCAGAACTCGTTCGCGAGTATTTGGGAACTGTTGTTACCATTGGTGATAATAAATTCTCAGCCCTCAACTCTTGTGTTTTTAGTGGTGGGTCATTTGCTTACATTCCGAAAGGAGTGAAAACTCCTATGCCGCTTCAGGCATATTTCAAAGTAACAGCTGCTAGTTCTGGACAATACGAACGCACTCTTCTCATTGCAGATGAAGGTGCCCATTTGGAATACAGTGAAGGTTGTACTTCTGTCCAAGATAAGGGTACGAATTTCCACACAGCTGTTGTGGAACTGGTTGCTAAAAAGAATTCTAAAATCTTCTATACCACCATCCAAAACTGGAAAAAGAATATGTATAATTGGACAGTGAAACGTGGGTTATGCGAAGAGGCAGCTCACATCACATGGACTGATTGTAATATTGGCGCCAATACCATCAAATACCCAGGGATCATCTTACAAGGGGATCATTCCACGGGAGATGTACTTTCACTCGCATTTGCTGGGAATGGCCAAGTGCAAGACACGGGAGCCCGGATCATCCATGTGGGAAAAAACACAAGGTCCAATATTTTAGCAAAAGGGGTTGCCCTTGACGGAGGGATCAATTCTTACCGAGGTCTAGTTAAATTTGAACCATCCAGTAAAGGATCGTACAGCCACATCAAATGTGATGGTCTTATGATGGACAACCGTTCCCAGTCTCATGCTTATCCATACAACGATGTGTCAGGGGAAGAGGGAACTCTCAACTACGAAGCGACTGTTTCCAAAATTGATGATGACCAATTGTTTTACCTTCAGTCTCGAGGTATGTCAGAAGACGATGCAAAACTACTCATCATCAATGGCTTTTGTGAAGGGGTCACCAAACACTTAGATGTAGAATATTCGGTTGAGATGACAAAACTCATTCGAATGATCCTGGAAGACGGAAAAGTCATCTCCGAAACTTAA
- a CDS encoding Cys-rich protein, with product MKQQSKWILVLCLVLFGSNCQDIVEQKCQLACEKFVTCTEEELKLTLAPDVKRTGRIQCMDGCTTHNSDILQCFDQEPNSCKGFGQCLVQIGTFE from the coding sequence GTGAAACAACAAAGTAAATGGATATTGGTTTTATGTTTGGTTTTGTTTGGTTCTAATTGCCAAGACATAGTGGAACAAAAATGCCAATTAGCATGTGAAAAATTTGTCACATGTACAGAAGAGGAACTCAAACTCACTTTGGCACCTGATGTAAAACGCACAGGTAGGATCCAATGTATGGACGGATGTACCACTCACAATAGTGATATCCTCCAGTGTTTTGACCAAGAACCAAATTCCTGTAAAGGATTTGGCCAATGTTTAGTTCAAATAGGAACGTTTGAATGA